One Nostocoides sp. HKS02 genomic window carries:
- a CDS encoding SDR family NAD(P)-dependent oxidoreductase, producing the protein MSRLAVVTGASSGIGAETARQLAAAGYEVVCAARRSDRIDAVAAEIGGRAVPCDVTSADDVARLASAVGGRLDVLVNNAGGALGLAPAAATDVADWRGMYESNVMGTLQVTQALLPALVASGAGTIVNVGSIAGHVAYEGGSGYVAAKHAVAALTATLRLELVDQPVRVEEIAPGMVRTEEFALTRFAGDQERADAVYAGVSEPLVAQDIAEAIVWMVQRPAHVNIDLLVIKPRVQAAPHKVHRES; encoded by the coding sequence ATGAGCAGGCTGGCAGTGGTGACCGGAGCGAGCAGTGGCATCGGCGCGGAGACGGCGCGACAACTCGCCGCGGCCGGCTACGAGGTGGTCTGCGCGGCACGGCGCTCCGACCGCATCGACGCGGTGGCCGCGGAGATCGGCGGGCGAGCCGTCCCCTGCGACGTCACCAGCGCCGACGACGTCGCCCGGCTCGCCAGCGCCGTGGGCGGCCGGCTCGACGTGCTCGTCAACAACGCCGGCGGCGCGCTGGGACTGGCACCCGCCGCCGCGACCGACGTGGCCGACTGGCGCGGGATGTACGAGTCGAACGTCATGGGGACCCTGCAGGTGACGCAGGCGCTGCTGCCGGCCCTGGTGGCCTCGGGCGCGGGCACCATCGTCAACGTCGGCTCGATCGCCGGTCACGTGGCCTACGAGGGCGGCTCGGGCTACGTCGCTGCCAAGCACGCCGTCGCCGCGCTCACCGCGACGTTGCGGCTCGAGCTCGTCGACCAACCCGTCAGGGTCGAGGAGATCGCCCCGGGCATGGTGCGCACCGAGGAGTTCGCGCTGACCAGGTTCGCGGGCGACCAGGAGCGCGCCGACGCGGTCTACGCCGGGGTGTCCGAGCCATTGGTGGCACAGGACATCGCCGAGGCGATCGTGTGGATGGTGCAGCGTCCCGCGCACGTCAACATCGACCTGCTCGTCATCAAGCCGCGCGTCCAGGCGGCTCCCCACAAGGTGCACCGCGAAAGCTGA
- a CDS encoding C40 family peptidase: MASRSMARVPLIAAKPATGGILGIAAQYQGVPYMYGGTTPAGFDCSGYTAYVFRQVGISLPRTASEQQAAATPVSNPQPGDLVFFGSPAYHVGIYAGNGMMWDSPHSGTTVGLHPIWSSSATYGRP; the protein is encoded by the coding sequence GTGGCCAGCCGGTCGATGGCGCGAGTGCCGCTGATCGCCGCGAAGCCCGCCACCGGCGGCATCCTCGGCATCGCCGCCCAGTACCAGGGCGTCCCGTACATGTACGGCGGCACCACCCCGGCCGGCTTCGACTGCTCGGGCTACACGGCATACGTCTTCCGCCAGGTCGGCATCTCGCTGCCCCGGACGGCTTCCGAGCAGCAGGCGGCCGCGACCCCGGTGTCGAACCCCCAGCCCGGTGACCTCGTGTTCTTCGGGTCGCCCGCCTACCACGTGGGCATCTACGCCGGCAACGGCATGATGTGGGACAGCCCGCACTCCGGTACGACGGTGGGCCTGCACCCGATCTGGTCGTCCAGCGCCACCTACGGCCGCCCCTGA
- a CDS encoding DsbA family oxidoreductase gives MTAVEIDVWADVVCPWCYIGKRRLEQAIAESAHPAEVTVTYHAYELDRGTPHSDGTTILQWLAERYQTDLDGAREIAERPATMGRPDGIEIDVDRQLRANSFDAHRIIALGLAQGGHALQAAVLERLYAAYFAEGKAVDDIETLQRLGAEAGLDGRRLSAVLAGTDYADQVRADEAAATEVGITGVPFFMANRRVALQGAHTAEVIGQLIEAGAGEHEAMSQGA, from the coding sequence ATGACCGCAGTCGAGATCGATGTCTGGGCGGACGTGGTCTGCCCGTGGTGCTACATCGGGAAGCGACGTCTCGAACAGGCCATCGCCGAGAGCGCCCACCCTGCCGAGGTCACCGTGACGTACCACGCCTACGAGCTGGACCGTGGCACCCCACACAGTGACGGCACGACGATCCTGCAGTGGCTGGCGGAGCGCTACCAGACCGACCTCGACGGGGCCCGCGAGATCGCCGAGCGCCCGGCCACGATGGGCCGTCCCGACGGCATCGAGATCGACGTCGATCGCCAGCTGCGGGCCAACTCCTTCGACGCGCACCGGATCATCGCGCTCGGGCTGGCCCAGGGTGGCCACGCCCTGCAGGCGGCGGTTCTCGAGCGGCTGTACGCCGCCTACTTCGCCGAGGGCAAGGCAGTCGACGACATCGAGACCCTGCAGCGGCTGGGCGCCGAGGCCGGCCTGGACGGACGACGGCTGTCAGCGGTCCTGGCCGGCACCGACTACGCCGATCAGGTGCGGGCCGACGAGGCCGCCGCGACCGAGGTCGGCATCACCGGCGTCCCGTTCTTCATGGCCAACCGCCGCGTCGCGCTGCAGGGCGCCCACACCGCCGAGGTCATCGGTCAGCTGATCGAGGCGGGTGCAGGCGAGCACGAGGCGATGAGCCAGGGCGCTTAG
- a CDS encoding O-acetyl-ADP-ribose deacetylase, with the protein MAIIDAVLGDITTQSLDAIVNAANSSLLGGGGVDGAIHAAAGPALLEECRRLRETTHRSGLGVGDAVVTGAGNLPARWVIHTVGPNRHIGQTDPALLASCFSRSLAVAREVGAQSLAFPAVSAGIYGWDSAQVARIAVETVRTELDEHGAPELVRFVLFSRAALADFEAALATPADAG; encoded by the coding sequence GTGGCCATCATCGACGCCGTTCTGGGCGACATCACGACCCAGTCGCTCGACGCCATCGTCAACGCGGCCAACTCCTCCCTGCTCGGTGGCGGAGGGGTCGACGGAGCGATCCACGCCGCGGCCGGCCCAGCACTGCTCGAGGAGTGCCGGCGCCTGCGCGAGACGACGCACCGGTCGGGCCTGGGAGTCGGCGACGCGGTCGTCACGGGCGCGGGCAACCTCCCGGCGCGCTGGGTCATCCACACCGTGGGCCCGAACCGGCACATCGGGCAGACCGACCCTGCCCTGCTGGCCTCGTGTTTCAGCCGCAGCCTCGCCGTCGCACGCGAGGTCGGGGCGCAGAGCCTCGCGTTCCCGGCGGTGAGCGCCGGCATCTACGGGTGGGACTCTGCGCAGGTCGCGCGGATCGCCGTCGAGACGGTCCGGACCGAGCTCGACGAGCACGGCGCTCCGGAGCTGGTCCGCTTCGTGCTGTTCAGCCGGGCGGCCCTGGCCGACTTCGAGGCGGCCCTGGCGACCCCAGCTGACGCGGGCTAA
- a CDS encoding cation diffusion facilitator family transporter codes for MGAGHDHHAGARHRWRLAVTVGLVGAFFLIELVVALASSSLALLSDAGHMAADVVGLSAALVATRVASRRDTTGRRTYGSYRAEVFASALAVLLMVGVSAYVVVEAVRRIGEPVVVPGRPLLLVGALGLVVNVVAIVLLRGGAQDSLNVRGAYLEVVADAAGSVGVIVAALLIRVTGRPVWDTVVAVAIGVFVAVRAVMLGRQVLAVLGQHVPEGLEPARVTADLAGIGGVADVHDLHVWTLTSGMNVATVHLVSVAGADVERILSDGQTLLRERHAIAHATLQVEPSTGDSCRDTDW; via the coding sequence ATGGGTGCTGGCCACGATCATCACGCCGGGGCGCGGCACCGTTGGCGGCTGGCTGTGACCGTCGGGCTCGTCGGGGCGTTCTTCCTCATCGAGCTCGTGGTCGCCCTCGCCTCGTCCTCGCTCGCCCTCCTGTCGGACGCGGGCCACATGGCCGCCGACGTGGTCGGGCTGAGCGCAGCCCTGGTCGCGACGCGGGTCGCCTCCCGACGCGACACGACCGGCCGGCGCACCTACGGGTCGTACCGCGCCGAGGTGTTCGCGAGCGCCCTGGCCGTGCTCCTCATGGTCGGCGTATCGGCATACGTCGTGGTCGAGGCGGTGCGCCGCATCGGCGAGCCGGTCGTGGTGCCGGGCCGCCCGCTGCTGCTCGTGGGCGCGCTTGGGCTCGTGGTCAACGTCGTCGCGATCGTGCTGCTGCGCGGTGGTGCGCAGGACAGCCTCAACGTCCGTGGCGCCTACCTCGAGGTCGTGGCCGATGCCGCAGGATCGGTCGGCGTCATCGTGGCCGCGCTGCTGATCCGCGTGACCGGCAGGCCGGTCTGGGACACCGTGGTCGCGGTGGCGATCGGGGTGTTCGTCGCGGTCCGGGCCGTGATGCTGGGCCGACAGGTGCTCGCCGTGCTGGGCCAGCACGTGCCTGAGGGTCTCGAGCCCGCCCGCGTGACAGCGGATCTCGCGGGGATCGGTGGCGTGGCAGACGTGCACGACCTGCACGTCTGGACCCTCACCTCGGGCATGAACGTCGCCACGGTCCACCTCGTGTCCGTCGCCGGGGCAGACGTCGAGCGGATCCTCAGCGACGGCCAGACCCTGCTGCGCGAACGCCATGCCATCGCGCACGCCACGCTGCAGGTCGAGCCGAGTACCGGCGACTCCTGTCGTGACACGGACTGGTGA
- a CDS encoding DUF1028 domain-containing protein produces the protein MTLSIVGQVGEAFGVAVASKFPFVGAVVPAARLGVGAVATQAMARVSYRDVALTALGEGVSAADAVAACTGPDGDRDHRQLGVVGVDSQATYTGPQCLSWAGGVSGREASGGYAIQGNILTGPEVVEAMERAWLGSAGASLSDRLCAALLAGDEAGGDSRGRQGAALYAVQPGAGYDACGVLADVRVDDHPDAPRELARLLRLNDLMFGAPEQVQPLVGVLASEVGARLAGLGYDDGAVAEALAAWASAENYETRLSPDGIDAKVLAALRDATA, from the coding sequence GTGACGTTGTCCATCGTGGGTCAGGTCGGCGAGGCGTTCGGCGTGGCCGTCGCCAGCAAGTTCCCGTTCGTGGGTGCCGTCGTGCCCGCCGCGCGCCTGGGGGTCGGCGCGGTCGCCACGCAGGCGATGGCGCGGGTGTCCTATCGCGACGTCGCGCTGACGGCGCTCGGTGAGGGCGTGTCCGCGGCCGATGCGGTCGCGGCCTGCACGGGCCCCGACGGTGACCGGGACCACCGGCAGCTCGGCGTGGTCGGCGTCGACTCGCAAGCGACCTACACCGGCCCGCAGTGCCTGTCGTGGGCCGGCGGGGTGTCCGGGCGCGAAGCCAGCGGCGGCTACGCTATCCAGGGCAATATCCTCACCGGGCCAGAGGTGGTGGAGGCGATGGAGCGGGCCTGGCTGGGGTCCGCCGGTGCCTCGCTCAGCGACCGCCTGTGTGCCGCGCTGCTCGCCGGCGACGAGGCCGGCGGCGACTCCCGCGGTCGGCAGGGCGCCGCGCTGTATGCCGTGCAGCCCGGCGCGGGGTACGACGCGTGCGGGGTGCTCGCCGACGTGCGCGTGGACGACCACCCGGACGCACCTCGTGAGCTGGCCCGGCTGCTGCGGCTCAACGACCTCATGTTCGGCGCGCCCGAGCAGGTACAGCCGTTGGTCGGCGTGCTGGCCTCCGAGGTGGGCGCTCGCCTCGCCGGGCTGGGGTACGACGACGGGGCTGTGGCCGAGGCGCTCGCCGCGTGGGCTTCGGCGGAGAACTACGAGACGCGACTGAGCCCGGACGGCATCGACGCCAAGGTGCTGGCCGCACTCCGCGACGCCACGGCATAG
- a CDS encoding alpha-glucosidase — MSQWFRESVVYQIYPRSFQDTNGDGIGDLPGIISRLDYLEQLGIDVLWLSPIYTSPQDDNGYDISDYQDIDPTFGTLADVDELIEQAHARGIRIVMDLVVNHTSDEHPWFVESRSSKDNPKRDWYWWRPARDGMEAGTHGAEPTNWESHFSGSAWELDDATGEYYLHLFSRKQPDLNWENPQVRQAIYAMMRWWLDRGIDGFRMDVINMISKDTSLPDGHLTHGGLYGDGNPFFLCGPRIHEFLQEMHGEVFAGRTEQLLTVGEMPGVTVDEAVLFTDPERHELDMVFQFEHVGLDHGAHKWDRVPLDLRDLKASMARWQNGLAERGWNSLYWNNHDQPRAVSRFATDDPKYRVAAAKLLGTVLHLHRGTPYVYQGEELGMTNVPFPDENAFLDIESVNYYEAAMAAGLDSDTVLGALRVGSRDNARSPMQWDSSAHAGFTEGSPWAPLNPNYPDINAAAAVADDDSVFHHYRRVIALRHTEPAIAHGDFHMLAPDHPALYAYTRSHEGTDVLVVANFSGDELDLGGCLEDLYSWTGAELLLGNLATAESATAPLRPWEARILKR, encoded by the coding sequence ATGAGCCAGTGGTTTCGCGAGTCCGTGGTCTACCAGATCTACCCCCGCAGCTTCCAGGACACCAACGGCGACGGCATCGGCGACCTCCCGGGAATCATCAGCCGCCTCGACTACCTCGAGCAGCTCGGCATCGATGTCCTGTGGCTGTCGCCGATCTACACCAGCCCGCAAGACGACAACGGCTACGACATCAGCGACTACCAGGACATCGACCCCACGTTCGGCACCCTTGCCGACGTGGACGAGCTGATCGAGCAGGCGCACGCCCGCGGCATACGCATCGTCATGGACCTCGTCGTGAACCACACGTCCGACGAGCACCCATGGTTCGTGGAATCCCGCTCCAGCAAAGACAATCCGAAGCGGGACTGGTACTGGTGGCGCCCCGCGCGCGACGGCATGGAGGCCGGCACCCACGGGGCCGAGCCGACGAACTGGGAGTCCCACTTCAGCGGGTCTGCGTGGGAGCTCGACGACGCCACCGGCGAGTACTACCTCCACCTGTTCAGCCGCAAGCAGCCCGACCTCAACTGGGAGAACCCCCAGGTGCGCCAGGCCATCTACGCGATGATGCGGTGGTGGCTCGACCGCGGGATCGACGGCTTCCGCATGGACGTCATCAACATGATCTCCAAGGACACGTCGTTGCCCGACGGGCACCTCACGCACGGCGGCCTCTACGGCGACGGCAACCCGTTCTTCCTGTGCGGCCCCCGGATCCATGAGTTCCTCCAGGAGATGCACGGCGAGGTCTTCGCGGGGCGCACCGAGCAGCTGCTCACCGTCGGCGAGATGCCCGGCGTGACCGTCGACGAGGCGGTGCTGTTCACCGATCCCGAGCGACACGAGCTCGACATGGTCTTCCAGTTCGAGCACGTCGGCCTCGACCATGGCGCCCACAAGTGGGACCGCGTGCCGCTGGACCTGCGCGACCTCAAGGCCAGCATGGCGCGCTGGCAGAACGGTCTCGCCGAACGCGGCTGGAACTCGCTCTACTGGAACAACCACGACCAGCCGCGTGCCGTCTCGCGCTTCGCCACCGACGACCCGAAGTACCGGGTGGCCGCCGCCAAGCTGCTGGGCACCGTGCTGCACCTGCACCGTGGCACGCCCTACGTCTACCAGGGCGAGGAGCTCGGCATGACCAACGTGCCGTTCCCCGACGAGAACGCCTTCCTCGACATCGAGTCGGTCAACTACTACGAAGCGGCGATGGCGGCCGGGCTCGACTCCGACACCGTGCTCGGGGCGCTGCGCGTCGGCAGTCGCGACAACGCCCGCTCCCCCATGCAGTGGGACAGCAGCGCGCACGCCGGCTTCACCGAGGGCTCACCGTGGGCCCCCCTCAACCCCAACTACCCGGACATCAACGCAGCGGCGGCCGTCGCCGACGACGACTCGGTGTTCCACCACTACCGCCGGGTCATCGCGCTGCGCCACACCGAGCCCGCGATCGCGCACGGCGACTTCCACATGCTCGCCCCGGACCACCCCGCCTTGTACGCGTACACCCGCTCGCACGAGGGCACGGACGTGCTCGTCGTCGCCAACTTCTCCGGCGACGAGCTCGACCTGGGCGGGTGCCTCGAGGACCTCTACAGCTGGACCGGCGCCGAGCTCCTGCTCGGCAACCTGGCGACCGCCGAGTCGGCCACGGCTCCGCTGCGCCCCTGGGAGGCCCGCATCCTCAAGCGGTGA
- a CDS encoding MarR family winged helix-turn-helix transcriptional regulator, producing MPKTPTATPDLLKLDRQVCFALAVASRNVIGLYRPLLEPMGLTHPQYLVMLALWEEAPLTVSELSRRLSLEPATLSPLLKRLEASGMVTRDRNPHDDRALAVSLTTKGVRARAQAERIPPAIMARLDLGLGELEELRDTLTRLIDATR from the coding sequence GTGCCGAAGACTCCGACCGCGACGCCCGACCTGCTCAAGCTCGACCGCCAGGTCTGCTTCGCCCTTGCCGTCGCCTCCCGCAACGTCATCGGCCTCTACCGCCCGCTGCTCGAGCCGATGGGCCTGACCCATCCGCAGTACCTCGTGATGCTCGCCCTGTGGGAGGAGGCCCCGCTCACGGTGTCCGAGCTCTCGCGCCGACTCAGCCTCGAGCCGGCCACGCTCTCACCGCTGCTCAAGCGTCTCGAGGCCAGCGGCATGGTCACCCGCGACCGCAACCCGCACGACGACCGGGCGCTCGCCGTGTCACTGACCACCAAAGGGGTCCGGGCGCGGGCCCAGGCCGAGCGCATCCCGCCCGCCATCATGGCGCGGCTCGACCTCGGCCTCGGCGAGCTCGAGGAGCTGCGGGACACCCTGACCCGCCTCATCGACGCCACCCGCTGA
- a CDS encoding DNA glycosylase AlkZ-like family protein, with protein MGVHELDRTQARRIAVRAQLLDAPRPTDLLAVVQQLTLLQIDPTAAIAPSADLVAWSRLGSSYHPSHLQRALEQDRTLFEHDAMIRPMSDLPLHLAGASDWPHHERSRAWFQANDSFRRDVLELLRASGPLLSRDIADTSVVPWPSSGWTNNRNVTQMLEYLMLRGEIAIAGRRGRQRVWNLAERVYPAGIPVLSVEEAQHLRNERRLAALGIARARSAVQPGEPADVGEAGVPATVEGVAGTWRVDPGALAQLDQPFIGRTALLSPFDRLVHDRVRALALFDFEYTLEMYKPKAQRRWGYFALPVVHGDRLIGKVDATADRKNGTLVVHAVHEDVAFDAAMRRGLQHELDDLADWLGLALHGYPR; from the coding sequence GTGGGGGTCCATGAGCTCGATCGCACGCAGGCTCGGCGCATCGCCGTCCGCGCCCAGCTGCTCGATGCTCCGCGTCCCACGGACCTGCTCGCGGTGGTGCAGCAGCTGACCCTCCTGCAGATCGACCCGACGGCGGCGATCGCGCCGAGCGCCGACCTGGTGGCCTGGAGCCGTCTCGGCTCGTCCTACCACCCCTCCCACCTGCAGCGCGCGCTCGAGCAGGACCGGACACTGTTCGAGCACGACGCGATGATTCGTCCGATGAGCGACCTGCCGCTGCACCTGGCGGGCGCCTCGGACTGGCCGCACCACGAACGGTCCCGAGCCTGGTTCCAGGCCAACGACTCGTTCCGACGCGATGTCCTCGAACTGCTCAGGGCCTCCGGGCCGTTGCTCTCGCGCGACATCGCCGACACGAGCGTCGTGCCGTGGCCTTCGTCCGGATGGACCAACAACCGGAACGTCACCCAGATGCTCGAGTACCTCATGCTGCGCGGCGAGATCGCCATCGCCGGCCGTCGTGGGCGCCAGCGCGTCTGGAACCTGGCCGAGCGTGTCTACCCCGCCGGCATACCCGTCCTGTCTGTCGAGGAGGCGCAGCACCTGCGCAACGAGCGACGTCTGGCTGCCCTCGGCATCGCCCGGGCCAGGAGCGCCGTCCAGCCGGGCGAGCCTGCCGACGTCGGCGAGGCGGGAGTGCCGGCCACCGTGGAAGGTGTCGCCGGGACCTGGCGGGTGGACCCGGGGGCGCTCGCCCAGCTCGACCAACCGTTCATCGGGCGCACCGCACTGCTATCACCCTTTGACCGGTTGGTGCACGACCGGGTGCGGGCCCTCGCCCTGTTCGACTTCGAGTACACGCTCGAGATGTACAAGCCGAAGGCGCAACGGCGGTGGGGGTACTTCGCGCTGCCCGTGGTCCACGGCGACAGGCTCATCGGGAAGGTCGATGCCACCGCCGACCGCAAGAACGGCACCCTGGTGGTGCACGCGGTCCACGAGGACGTCGCGTTCGACGCAGCAATGAGGCGGGGCCTGCAGCACGAACTCGACGACCTCGCCGACTGGCTCGGGCTGGCCCTTCACGGATACCCGCGCTGA
- a CDS encoding DUF1905 domain-containing protein, with product MDLEFTGEIWFWKGPSPWHFITVPDDECGALEAVASRVSYGWGMIPVTAQIGQTRWKTSLFPKDGAYVVPVRVAAQRAERLELGDVVSVRLTVEV from the coding sequence ATGGACCTGGAGTTCACCGGGGAGATCTGGTTCTGGAAGGGCCCGTCGCCGTGGCACTTCATCACGGTGCCCGACGACGAGTGCGGTGCGCTGGAGGCGGTGGCGTCGCGCGTGAGCTACGGCTGGGGGATGATCCCGGTGACCGCGCAGATCGGACAGACGCGCTGGAAGACCTCCTTGTTTCCCAAGGACGGGGCGTATGTCGTGCCGGTGCGGGTGGCCGCGCAGAGGGCCGAGCGGCTGGAGCTGGGCGACGTCGTCAGCGTGCGTCTGACGGTGGAGGTCTGA